One window of the Pempheris klunzingeri isolate RE-2024b chromosome 10, fPemKlu1.hap1, whole genome shotgun sequence genome contains the following:
- the gsk3ba gene encoding glycogen synthase kinase-3 beta isoform X1, whose protein sequence is MSGRPRTTSFAESCKPVPQPSAFGSMKVSRDKDGSKVTTVVATPGQGPDRPQEVSYTDTKVIGNGSFGVVYQAKLCDSGELVAIKKVLQDKRFKNRELQIMRKLDHCNIVRLRYFFYSSGDKKDEVYLNLVLDYVPETVYRVARHYSRAKQTLPMVYVKLYMYQLFRSLAYIHSFGICHRDIKPQNLLLDPETAVLKLCDFGSAKQLVRGEPNVSYICSRYYRAPELIFGATDYTSSIDVWSAGCVLAELLLGQPIFPGDSGVDQLVEIIKVLGTPTREQIREMNPNYTEFKFPQIKAHPWTKVSQQVFRPRTPPEAIALCSRLLEYTPTARLTPLEACAHSFFDELRDPNVKLPNGREKPSLFNFTTQELSSNPSLASILIPAHARSQAAASTPTNASATTDGSSTERGPSTTTASASASNSTS, encoded by the exons ATGTCGGGTCGGCCCAGGACCACATCCTTCGCGGAGAGCTGCAAACCAGTGCCGCAGCCCTCGGCTTTCGGCAGCATGAAAGTCAGCA gAGACAAAGATGGCAGTAAGGTAACAACAGTCGTGGCCACTCCAGGCCAAGGCCCCGACCGGCCACAGGAAGTCAGCTACACGGACACCAAAGTCATCGGCAACGGCTCGTTCGGCGTCGTCTACCAGGCTAAACTCTGCGACTCCGGAGAGCTGGTGGCCATCAAGAAGGTCCTGCAAGACAAGAGGTTTAAG AACCGCGAGCTGCAGATCATGAGGAAGTTGGACCACTGCAACATAGTCCGCCTGCGCTACTTCTTCTACTCCAGTGGAGACAAG AAGGATGAAGTGTATCTGAATCTGGTTCTGGATTACGTTCCTGAGACTGTCTACAGAGTGGCCAGACATTACAGCCGAGCCAAACAGACTCTGCCTATGGTTTATGTCAAG TTGTACATGTACCAGCTGTTCAGGAGCCTGGcctacattcattcatttgggATCTGTCATCGGGACATCAAGCCCCAGAATCTGCTGCTGGATCCAGAGACCGCCGTGCTGAAGCTCTGCGACTTTGGCAG TGCTAAGCAGCTGGTCCGCGGAGAGCCTAATGTGTCCTACATCTGCTCTCGCTACTACCGAGCCCCCGAGCTCATCTTTGGCGCCACTGACTACACTTCGAGCATAG ATGTGTGGTCAGCCGGCTGCGTGCTGGCAGAGCTGTTGCTAGGACAACCAATCTTCCCCGGTGACAGCGGCGTGGACCAGTTGGTTGAAATTATCAAG GTTCTCGGCACCCCGACCAGAGAGCAGATCCGCGAGATGAACCCCAACTACACTGAGTTCAAGTTTCCCCAGATCAAGGCACACCCTTGGACTAAGGTGAGTCAACAG GTGTTCCGGCCGCGCACGCCTCCGGAGGCCATCGCCCTGTGCTCTCGCCTGCTGGAGTACACGCCCACGGCTCGCCTCACCCCTCTAGAGGCCTGTGCGCACTCCTTCTTTGATGAGCTGCGTGACCCCAATGTCAAACTGCCCAACGGGAGAGAGAAGCCCTCCCTCTTCAATTTCACCACCCAGG AGTTATCTAGTAATCCCTCTTTGGCCTCAATACTCATCCCTGCTCACGCCCGCAGTCAGGCCGCCGCCTCAACCCCAACCAACGCCTCTGCCACCACAG atggcagcagcacagagcgaGGTCCCAGCACCACCACCGCCTCTGCCTCGGCCTCCAACTCCACCTCCTGA
- the gsk3ba gene encoding glycogen synthase kinase-3 beta isoform X2: MSGRPRTTSFAESCKPVPQPSAFGSMKVSRDKDGSKVTTVVATPGQGPDRPQEVSYTDTKVIGNGSFGVVYQAKLCDSGELVAIKKVLQDKRFKNRELQIMRKLDHCNIVRLRYFFYSSGDKKDEVYLNLVLDYVPETVYRVARHYSRAKQTLPMVYVKLYMYQLFRSLAYIHSFGICHRDIKPQNLLLDPETAVLKLCDFGSAKQLVRGEPNVSYICSRYYRAPELIFGATDYTSSIDVWSAGCVLAELLLGQPIFPGDSGVDQLVEIIKVLGTPTREQIREMNPNYTEFKFPQIKAHPWTKVFRPRTPPEAIALCSRLLEYTPTARLTPLEACAHSFFDELRDPNVKLPNGREKPSLFNFTTQELSSNPSLASILIPAHARSQAAASTPTNASATTDGSSTERGPSTTTASASASNSTS, encoded by the exons ATGTCGGGTCGGCCCAGGACCACATCCTTCGCGGAGAGCTGCAAACCAGTGCCGCAGCCCTCGGCTTTCGGCAGCATGAAAGTCAGCA gAGACAAAGATGGCAGTAAGGTAACAACAGTCGTGGCCACTCCAGGCCAAGGCCCCGACCGGCCACAGGAAGTCAGCTACACGGACACCAAAGTCATCGGCAACGGCTCGTTCGGCGTCGTCTACCAGGCTAAACTCTGCGACTCCGGAGAGCTGGTGGCCATCAAGAAGGTCCTGCAAGACAAGAGGTTTAAG AACCGCGAGCTGCAGATCATGAGGAAGTTGGACCACTGCAACATAGTCCGCCTGCGCTACTTCTTCTACTCCAGTGGAGACAAG AAGGATGAAGTGTATCTGAATCTGGTTCTGGATTACGTTCCTGAGACTGTCTACAGAGTGGCCAGACATTACAGCCGAGCCAAACAGACTCTGCCTATGGTTTATGTCAAG TTGTACATGTACCAGCTGTTCAGGAGCCTGGcctacattcattcatttgggATCTGTCATCGGGACATCAAGCCCCAGAATCTGCTGCTGGATCCAGAGACCGCCGTGCTGAAGCTCTGCGACTTTGGCAG TGCTAAGCAGCTGGTCCGCGGAGAGCCTAATGTGTCCTACATCTGCTCTCGCTACTACCGAGCCCCCGAGCTCATCTTTGGCGCCACTGACTACACTTCGAGCATAG ATGTGTGGTCAGCCGGCTGCGTGCTGGCAGAGCTGTTGCTAGGACAACCAATCTTCCCCGGTGACAGCGGCGTGGACCAGTTGGTTGAAATTATCAAG GTTCTCGGCACCCCGACCAGAGAGCAGATCCGCGAGATGAACCCCAACTACACTGAGTTCAAGTTTCCCCAGATCAAGGCACACCCTTGGACTAAG GTGTTCCGGCCGCGCACGCCTCCGGAGGCCATCGCCCTGTGCTCTCGCCTGCTGGAGTACACGCCCACGGCTCGCCTCACCCCTCTAGAGGCCTGTGCGCACTCCTTCTTTGATGAGCTGCGTGACCCCAATGTCAAACTGCCCAACGGGAGAGAGAAGCCCTCCCTCTTCAATTTCACCACCCAGG AGTTATCTAGTAATCCCTCTTTGGCCTCAATACTCATCCCTGCTCACGCCCGCAGTCAGGCCGCCGCCTCAACCCCAACCAACGCCTCTGCCACCACAG atggcagcagcacagagcgaGGTCCCAGCACCACCACCGCCTCTGCCTCGGCCTCCAACTCCACCTCCTGA
- the nr1i2 gene encoding nuclear receptor subfamily 1 group I member 2, with protein MSERATGAQTIREALTRQNEEDEDEEGNLSEDDEPKACGVCGDLAKGYHFNALTCEGCKGFFRRAIKRSTQFRCVFLNKCNVNKSNRRSCQACRFHKCQAIGMRKEMVMSEREVLERRIRIKEKKMRDAPMQFSSQQEETVQELLCGHRGTFDSAFYRFSGFRPMDRNIFPVSENSKSTSEPSCACSPPSSSSSLCGGREETQEGEEAIKGGVFTALPHVTDLTTYMIQGIISFSKSLQGFRSLTIRDQIALLRGATFEVMQIRFNMVFNAEKGIWECGHIKYCIDDAVRAGFQPLLLEPLFKFHHTLRKLGLQEEEYVLMQAMSLFSPDRPDVQRHSVIDKLHENLAVTLKTWIDCKRTGPEKHLLYPKVMACLTELRTMTEEYSKQILHLQDIQPDDISPLMIEVVSKNPCNDL; from the exons ATGAGTGAGAGGGCCACTGGAGCGCAGACCATCCGAGAAGCACTCACAAGGCAaaatgaggaggatgaggacgagGAAGGGAATTTGTCCGAGGACGATGAGCCGAAAGCCTGCGGCGTGTGTGGAGATCTGGCCAAAGGTTACCACTTCAACGCTTTAACGTGCGAAGGCTGCAAGGGCTTCTTCAG ACGGGCCATAAAGAGGTCAACGCAGTTCCGCTGTGTGTTCCTGAATAAATGCAACGTAAACAAAAGCAACAGACGGTCGTGTCAAGCCTGCCGCTTCCATAAATGCCAGGCCATAGGCATGCGCAAAGAAA TGGTCATGTCTGAGAGGGAGGTGTTAGAGAGGAGGATCCGGATCAAGGAGAAGAAGATGCGCGACGCACCGATGCAGTTTTCATCCCAACAAGAGGAGACCGTTcaggagctgctctgtggcCACCGCGGCACTTTTGACTCAGCATTTTACCGCTTCAGTGGCTTTAGA cccATGGACAGAAACATCTTTCCTGTGAGTGAGAACAGCAAGTCTACCAGTGAGCCCTCGTGCGCCtgctcccccccctcctcctcatctagtctctgtggtggaagGGAAGAGACCCAAGAGGGTGAAGAGGCCATAAAAGGTGGTGTTTTCACTGCTCTTCCACACGTGACTGACCTCACAACATACATGATCCAGGGCATCATTAGTTTCTCCAAAAGTCTTCAGGGCTTCAG GTCTTTAACCATCAGGGACCAAATTGCTCTGTTGAGGGGAGCTACATTCGAAGTTATGCAGATCCGCTTCAACATGGTGTTCAACGCAGAAAAAGGCATCTGGGAATGCGGCCATATTAAATACTGCATAGACGACGCTGTACGAG CGGGTTTCCagccgctgctgctggagcctCTGTTCAAATTTCACCACACGCTGCGCAAACTGGGCCTGCAGGAGGAAGAGTATGTTCTCATGCAAGCCATGTCCCTGTTTTCTCCAG ATCGTCCAGATGTTCAGCGGCACAGTGTGATTGACAAGCTTCATGAAAACCTGGCGGTCACACTAAAAACCTGGATTGACTGCAAGAGAACAGGACCAGAAAAACA ctTGCTGTACCCCAAAGTGATGGCCTGTCTCACAGAACTGAGGACGATGACCGAGGAGTACAGCAAACAGATTCTCCACCTTCAGGACATCCAGCCAGACGACATCTCTCCTCTCATGATTGAGGTGGTCAGTAAGAACCCCTGTAATGACTTGTAA